In the genome of Sardina pilchardus chromosome 17, fSarPil1.1, whole genome shotgun sequence, the window TCCAGTCATTATCTGGAAAATAAGTCCCCTCGGGCTGAAGCATGACCCCTCTGCTGGCACGTTGGGGTCTGTTTCAGCTTATCGGGacttacctccgccaaggaggttatgttttcattggggaccggcgtttgtttgtctgtttgtttgtttgtctgtctgttagcaagataactcaaaaagtgatggatggattttgatgaaattgaAAGGGAAgatcagaaatgacccaaggaagaaacgattacatttcgGGAGAGATTCGTAACAccatcgggattccggagccgtttatgtttttcgcttagtggtgtaatggcatggtatggccacgtggtggcgatctgaatagtttaggttcaaatgtatgacaacctaggaagaacaatacaggcggaggtctgcgctctctgagtgcttttctagttttctcCATACATTATGCCTTACATACATATTCTGACAAGTTATCAAGGAGAATATTACGTTTTTCCttatgaggttatgtttagatGACACATTGCACAGTCTTGGTAAATTAGTTTGCTGGCCTGGGAAGTCTTAACTACAACATGAATAGGATACCTGCACGGATGGCTCTCTGTGCACTCAACAGTTTCCGGAGGAGTCAGGTGCGTTTGAACCTGCTGCAATTGTgaatgcaattagtgtctatGCGAAACCGGTTGGGTGTGGCGCTAGGGAATCAGCACATTACCACAtgatttgtatatgtgtgttacaATCGTTCTTATTGGGCAAACGAGGTATTCAGTGCCAGGGTGAAGGTGTActgtaaggagcagaatataagAGAAAATGCTGTCAAAACACAGCTAACCACCGGAAATAATGAACGTACAGGAAGAGCCATTCGTGCATCTGGTCTGTTGTCACTTCTGTTAACAAATACAGTCATCCTCATCACATAAGCTGTCTGAACCTTTAAGAGTGCAGATCACCGAACCATCATGAATTGCACTCCAGGCGGATACCATATCAACCATCATGCATCGGCTTTCTAACACGGTTTTACTAACACGGTTTTACTGTATACAGCTGGCCGCAGCAATCCAAAAGGACTTCACGGTTTCAAGAGACAACAAGAGAGACAAGTCAAGAGATCACAGTCATAGTCACAGTCACAACATCTTCTGTGACAAGGGGAAGGAGGCGGAGTTGGCCGAGGTTGGACATTGATGGGTTTGACGTTGATGGGTTCGATATCGACAGGCTCATACAATGAATCTGCCAGAACAGGTGGTTGCACTTGACCAGTCTGTTGATCCTCAGCTCTGTACTTAATTAGGAATTCAGGATAAGTCTGGTTCCTCTCAAAGATAACATAAACACTTGGCCGTGCAAGATCATCCACACAGCTGTCGAAGGACACTGTTTTCTTTTCGTCCTTGAAGGGAGGCCTGTAATAATCTGGTTGTCCCAAGGCATAGTCTCCCACCACCACTtggcacacaaacagaaatctcactccatgtttgtttgtgtactgaTTGGCATATGAGGCATCTTTTGAAAAGTAGCATCCTGGAAGTGAACAGGTATCATTACTATCATACTGAGAAAACAAAGTTTCAGTGAACACATCCAATTTAACGTCAGTGCACaagcattttgtaaaagcagaAGATGCCATATCATTGAAGTTATCACAAAGTATTGTGTTAAATACACTCATACTGATACACATAACTACACTCAAGATAATTCTCAGGATATAGTAATGGTAACTGATGATACTCACGCACCTATCCCAAAGCGATTGTCTTTAAAGGTGTTAAAACTCCGGTCAGTATTTCCATGGCAGATGGCATCGATGTACTCTGATTCAGCGCCATGAAATAGTTGCGCCACGCGCACATTCTTCCCAGACTCATTTTTCATTTGATTCTTTTGTCTGAAACACATTGTTATTAGCAATGATTCCATGTGTTTAAATAATCCATCAGATAACTGATTACTATATCAAAAACACAGGGGCCTAGCTTTCATTTGGAAAGTGCTGGGAAAAGGGATTACAGCCATGTCTGAACGCATATGCATAAGACAAAGCATTTGGAAAGCAATCTTTTAAAGATTTACTGAAATATTAAACTGGACTGAATAAATACGATCTTCGAAACCTACAAGAGCAAGAGCCACTGATATGAAAGGTATAGCCTACGTACAACATGAAAAACCTCCAGAGCTTCAGGTTTTGTATTCTCTCAATACTTAGGATGTCACAGCCCCTCATGGTTTGCTTGAACTGACTGACGATGTGCCCGCAATCTTGGGATGAAGTCTCCAACTTGATTCTCTGTGATTTCATGGAGATTCAAAATGGTCAAAATTGTTTCATCAAGCATACAATGGAATTTGTTTGGTCTCACAAACTTTTTCCTCTACAGAGGAATCTTTCTGTGACAATTTTTAAGACTTCACAAACAAACTGTGATAATATGAGGTTTTGACGTCTAAAACAGATCGTCTGAAACTTGATTTAAGCACATTTAGGgcgtgtccactgtccagtccaCTTTTGCTAGTTTGACGGCAAAATAAGTGGTGGGATGGCAGGCACATGGTTCAAAAAGGTTGTTGTTATGTTTCCTAATCaatcatgggtgtgttttaatCCATTAAATGGATCCATTAAATCAATGGTAGTGAAATTGGCCATTCCCTTTGAGAGTGAGGAACACAAAATCAAACAGCACATTCGTATTTAGGTGACGAATGAGCGCTTCTCTGCAAATCCCTGGCACCAGTGAGCATACAACAGCAGGAGTCTTCGTATTATGTTGCCAGGTCTTACCACTGGGGCAGTTATACTTCCTGACTGTGCGCCCCTTAAATAACAGTGAAACATGGCACATTTCACCATTtagaccaggtttttcttgcTCCGAGGCATTTGGTCATTGATACGCCCTTGGCTGCCAAGGTTCACACGGCATAGCACCTGGAATAATGATAATTGAGCTCAAACTAGCAAAAACACTTGCATCACACCTGGTCCCTCAATGCACTGGGTGTAAGATAGGGCCTGTGATCTGTGAGCATATAAAAGCTCTTCCTGCACAAAGAAATACTCCAGAAATgggtgttcatgtgttcatgttggATGCTTTACCTCATATCCTGTCCCAGGCAGCAGGGAGTGATTCCAGTGTTGTGGGATTGAACTGAGGAAGTTTGACTGTATTCTTTTGGCGTATTTTTcactaaaataaaaacaagcaataacaacacataGAATTATATTTCAAGGCACCCAAAGTGTTTCACAGTGAAGGGGGAATCTCACTAGCCACCTCTAAAGAAGGCTCTACTCACTAGGGGGCAAATTAAGCACTAAAGTGCATTAAACTAAGAAATACGgattcaatgaaacccatgaataggacttcctgctttcaatgatgcaaaattatgatttttacatcattgaaaatcCAGCATTGTCCagaaagtccaacattgaaatccgtatttctcccatctcaaggcaaactgagggaatgacgcacaaccattcaaaaacataagatacaaagcttaatgctaatcggtgaagtgtccctttaaacaatGTGTCTCATGTGTCTTTATGCCGTGGCCTATGGAATCCCATTTCCGccagggaaataaaaaaataagtttatgctaagtcaaaattttgagataaaaagtcaaaatgttgagataaaaagtcaaaatgttgacttttatatctcaaaattttgacttagcataaactttttttttattatttccctGGCGGAAATGGGATTCCATAGTGGCCACCTTCTCAGCTTGTTCATTACTTTATTCCACCCAGCACAAAAATGATTCAACAAAAGGTCCTCCATCAAAAGaccctgtacagtatatgtagtcAATTGTTGTTTTTTAAGGTATGATTTACCAGATTTTTTCTACTTCTGCTGGTGAAATCAACACCGGTCGTCGTCTAACTAGCCTTTTCATTTCCGTGGTCTGATTGGTTTGAATCATATCTGAAAAGGGGGAAGGGGTGAGATGACCATTACAAAGAAGTTGACACTGAATAGTAGGCAAAGAggtcagttttttttgttggggggtatatatatattgttcgCAATAATGATGACTAACATAGACCACCAGTAATACTCACCCTCAAAACTGAGGATGTACCTGTTCTCCCCACGGGCAAACTGAAAGAACGGTTCTCTTTCTTGATATTGTTGTTCCAGCTTCTCATTTGTTATAATCAAATTGTCCGCTTTGCCCTCCTGCAAAAGAAATCACATTGCCAAAGTATAAAGACACAGGATGTGATGAGCACagcaaatagtagcctacaccaTACTGTAAACATAGTATATTTATTCAATTCAGTATTGTGGTGGTATGACTGGTATCAGgtgaatattttttaaatacctCAGCAGTTCCAACAACACCATTTTGCCAGTTACCTCCCTAGTTTCAGATTGAAGAAAAGATTGTACGCAAGATTTAAAGGTGAGATACAGGATCCAACTGATCTGCCATTATCTGCATTCTCaatttgttttgctgtttttttctacAGTGACTCACTCGCACCGCTAGTAATATGGAAGGCTGGCAAGGGTTAGTAGTTTAGCACGCTAATAATTTCAGTGGATTCAGTGGAGTGGCCAcagagctgttttttttaaggtaaactatatactgtatataatgtatTGCAGCTTTggaaaaaattaagagaccactgacGGTCATATTCTAATTTGctgtggtctcttcatttttttccagagctgtatgtactgtatatctaaatgcttttattatttttctctttGATCCCGTCATTGTATTGTTTTCATAAACCTAATTGGGCAGCGGTGGCTCAGAATGTGGAGGAAGCTGGTTTGAGTCTGACTCCTCCTGACACAGTCGACTCCTTACTTACAGGTGAagcgtaaaaaaaaagaaatataaacaGCTCTATTAGGTTTGTGTTAGGGGTAGTTTATAACTCCTTACAGGTGAAGCGTACGCCATCCAATGGTCCTCTGAGAACTCCCAGTACCAGGCCCACTTGACCAGCAGCGAGACGGTGTGAAACTCTGGTGATGTGACGGACAGGCGGCGGACCTCAGATGACCCACAACGCATCAGGTCAAAGTCCACCGGTGGGCTGCTGTCACTTTAAAACATGACCGGGACGTTACATAGATGTTACATGAGAATCCCCCTTCCTAACAGAGTATATCTAGTGTTGGTAATCAAGGGCACTATTGAGATCAGTCATATGGCCACTGGATTTGGTAAAGGACATGCACTACGTACTGTAGGCGGGAGGAGGCAGTATCAAAAATGAACATCCCATGCAGTAACATACTGATGTACAGTAGTAGGTCAGATGTTCAGACTTACTGCTTGGTCTTGGCAGGGTTGCAgtagtctctctctatctcttcattGTTTGGGAAAGCGCTCCATTGTTTGCCCACCCCTCTCTGCCACTGGTAGGGCACGCTGCTGTGGACCTTCTCACACTGATCTGATTCAATTGAGGTCAAATGTAGGCACACATAGTCTTTCATTCAGAACTCCAGAAATGAATCAAGCTATAGATTAACTCTCTTAGAGGGAATACAGAAGGCTTcagggtttctctctctctctctctctctctctctctctctttttctctctctctctcaaattcaaattcaaattcaaatgagctttattggcatgacttacagtctctctctctcactcacacacacacacacacacacacacacacacacacacacacacacagacatgcacgcaaacacacagtaGTGTCTCTatgttagagagagagttttacCTATTATGCACAGAACATGAGGGCATTGCAAAGTAGATAGAATAGTATCATAATCTTTTACAGAGTCAAAGAGGCGTGACAGGCTGCCAAAGTGACCTAGTTGAAGCGACAAGGAAGTAGTGCATACCTCCCATACTGCAGCGAAGAATGAGATGCATTTGACAAATGTCATCACTCCCTGAAGATTGAAAGAAATGAAGATATGATTTTTATTTCTGAACATTATTGCAAAAAGGTATCTAGAATTGTAAACACTAATTCATCTCCAATAAAAGGTTCTTCATGTGCACATGTTGAGAATTTGGAGAATACACGTTTTTAATAGTGTATTTTCATGAACGCCCTACCTGAGCTGTCTTGGTTCGCCCCAGAAAAAGAAGGCTTAATTACTGGATTACTCAGTATACGTATCTGTTAAGATAATAATACAAATGGATGAATAAATAGCTCAGTAGCTCAAATATCCATGAGGATCTACATATAGACATACGGTATAATATGATATTATTATGTTTAATTAAAATGATAAATGTAGCAGAAATATAACCCATAGACTGTATGGTATAACCACATCATTGCATAAGAAGTAACAGATGACTCAAAGCTAAGATGACCCTGTCTGGTCTTCTCAGGCAGATTTATGCTTACCTTAACTATTTACGGCTCAATATGGTAAGTTGGTACAAATGGTGTGAGAGAAAATGATCTGATAGTGGTGTTGGGCTTGTGAGACGTCTGTATACAAAAATAGCAGGAaagaaacaataaaaaaaagattgcaGTATGTGCTTGTCAGGACTTACCTGACGAGGAGCTGGTTTCGGAGGGTCCTGGAGAGGAGCTGGTTGGTGTGGTAACTTGGGAGGTGGTTGAGGTGGTAACTTGGGAAGTGGTTGAGGTGGTGGCTCATCTTGTAGTACCAGCACAGAGATCTCATTTTCCTTCAGCCCAATTAAGCCAAACTTTTTCAGGACCCACGTATTATGTGGCGAGTGTAAGTCATGTGAAAAAGGGCATCTGtaaataaatcataaatcaTCAGCGTAATTGTCAGCAAGTGTCCTGTATTTTGATTAAGCCTGTTAACTGAAGACTCAAAGCTTTTCTCAGTGGATATTTTCATTGAAGTTTTCTTTTATTCTAGGACTAGGCCTAATCCATGTGGGGAACCAGTCCTAAATGTTTTGAGATTTTTTGATGGGTTAGACAGTAATTCACAGTTGGCTGACGGCATATGTAAATACACCACATGTTGTACCCAGGATCTGTAAAATCCTCTTTTACTGTGCAACGTGTGCTGACAGCAGCCTGAATggtcttggtcagactaaatgtCTGtctgaaaaaaagcaaaacagcgaAAAACATAGTCTCCAACAGCTTTAGTGAGTGCTTAGAGTGTATAACCATAACAAGTATTGGGTGCCAGTATTGCAAACTTTATTTGGCATCAAGCAATAAATGAAACTATGAGAATGAGGATAATACCATAGACTTCCTGTGTATGGCTCCTATAACTACTTCAGAAATGGTAGTAATAAAAATAAACTGGAATTACCATTGAGTGCTGAAAATAGTAAAAACATTGTAATAAATAACTTTAATAAATAActgtaataaaaataataaagtgTGCTAAGTGAAcgaaatagataaatagatagatagatagatagatagatagatagattgttGATCagtaaggggaaattcaagaaatgaattgatgaatgaatgaaaattgatgtcagtgaaaattaaataaataaaacatgaaacaaaaccatacagTAGTGTACACAGAGATCAGATGACTGTGGCATGGCTTCCTTTCTCTCATATCTGATCTGGCATTAATCCAACATGGCAGCACGCAAGTCAGCTCCTGATCACACTCAGTGGCTTATTATTTAATACGGCTGAGTAAACAAACACCATGGACAAATTGATATCTGTGTCCTTTGCTGTCAATATTTAACATTATTTAGCACTACAGCGGTCCccgatttaaaaagaaaaaatgactGAAAGGGTCATGCTCCTACCCAATCAATATTGTTagtgcaatatacagtataaagcattCCTGATGCGCATCGGCAATGTTTGAGACTTAATTTTCCCTATTGTAAGTCAGTGTAGCACTAGACTGAGTCTGAAGTTGTTATTTTAAAGTAAAAATGGTACATTCTGTTGCTTAAAATCTCagctaaatgaaatgcattcTTACCCAGTATTATTACAGGATCCTAACATGTAGCCTTCACACATGTGCAAGCGCTTACAACCCGAACAGTCTGCCGTTTCGCAGAGTGAAATGTCGCTTCTGGCCGTCACAAACATTCGCCCGCCAAGACAGACCTCTCTGAACGTGTCAGGGTTCTGAGAGATGATCCTTTTGAGCTCCTGAGGTGATTCCAGTCCCATGTCCTCAAGATCTTCAAATAAAATCATGCCTCCTTTACCACATATGGCCCTTAGTATGTCTGTCTTAGCGAGTAAAAGTT includes:
- the LOC134062009 gene encoding protein mono-ADP-ribosyltransferase PARP12-like; the protein is MHLILRCSMGDQCEKVHSSVPYQWQRGVGKQWSAFPNNEEIERDYCNPAKTKHDSSPPVDFDLMRCGSSEVRRLSVTSPEFHTVSLLVKWAWYWEFSEDHWMAYASPEGKADNLIITNEKLEQQYQEREPFFQFARGENRYILSFEDMIQTNQTTEMKRLVRRRPVLISPAEVEKICEKYAKRIQSNFLSSIPQHWNHSLLPGTGYERIKLETSSQDCGHIVSQFKQTMRGCDILSIERIQNLKLWRFFMLQKNQMKNESGKNVRVAQLFHGAESEYIDAICHGNTDRSFNTFKDNRFGIGCYFSKDASYANQYTNKHGVRFLFVCQVVVGDYALGQPDYYRPPFKDEKKTVSFDSCVDDLARPSVYVIFERNQTYPEFLIKYRAEDQQTGQVQPPVLADSLYEPVDIEPINVKPINVQPRPTPPPSPCHRRCCDCDYDCDLLTCLSCCLLKP